The genomic window TTTTTTGATAGGCAACATACGAGAGCTACAAAACTTAATCAAATTAAAAGCTTACTTTCTACGGTTACTCAATTTTACCCAAAAGTAAAAAACTTAAATAATAGTAATTTTATAATCAAGCAAGAATCAGACTTGTTTTTTGATTTAGTAAATTCTGAAAATATTTTTACCGCTCATAATTGTTATGATATTGCTAATTTTTTATACAAAAATTTCAGAATAACAAATAAAGTTAGATTTGCAAAAAAGATAGATATATGGCACTCAACTTGTCCGATGCCGCTAGAGGTAGATAAAGCCAAGAAAATAACTACTATTCATGATTTAATTCCTTTGAAGTTACCCTATACAACTTTGGATGATAAAAATTTCTTTTTTAAACTGATAAAAAAATCTATTGAAAAATCCCATCTTATTTTAGCAGTTTCAGAACACACTAAAAAAGACATAATAGATATTTTTAATGTTTCTTCTGATAAAATCTTTGTCACGTATCAACCCGTTATACAACCACAATATACATTTAATGAAAATGAGCTTTTAATATTATTAAAACAGTACCGATTGCGTGTGAAAGAATATATCCTTTTTGTTGGAGCTATAGAGCCAAAAAAGAACTTAGGGCGATTGATAGAGGCGTATATAAAACTAGATACTTCTATGCCTTTAGTTATTGTTGGTAAAAAAGGATGGTTATGGGAAGATGAAATTGGTAAACTTCAAAAAGTTTTTCCTAAATATTTTATAAAAAAGATAAAATTTCTTGAATACATATCAAGAAGCGATCTGACTTATTTGTATCAAGGTGCTTGCTGCTTTGTTTTTCCTTCTCTATATGAAGGATTCGGTTTACCTCCTTTAGAAGCGATGGCTTTAGGATGCCCAACTATTGTATCTAATGTTTCTTCGTTACCGGAAGTATGTGGCGATGCGGCTCTTTATGTAGACCCTTACGATGTAGTTAATATTAGAGATCAGATAGAGACTTTAATTACCGATCCTTTCTTGCAAACACAACTTTCATTAGCGGGAAAAGAAAGGGCAAAGTTATTCAGTTTTAATAACTATACTAATAAATTATATGAAGCTTATAAAAAAGTAATTTAGATTAGATGGCAACTTAAATAAACTTAAGCGAACTCTTACTTAAGTTTATTTGTTAGTAATTACTGTTAGAGCGGTTGTAGATATAATTTATCCCAAAATAACGATGGACTAAAATATTAAGATTGACGCGAATAGCTTGTTTTAAGTTTGCGTTGTTAAAGTTCCTGTTATTAAAATTGCCATTGTTAATAGTACCGTTATTGAAATTCTTATTTATAAAATTGCTGTTGTTGGAATTTTGATTGTTATTGCGATCACTGTTTATGTTGAAAAAAGCGCCTATTTTATCCCCAGCTTTAAGTAATTATCAACTATAGAGGGTGTGGTAGCCTCAATGTGCGAGTGTTTTTGTTTTTAAGTAGGGTTTCATAGCCAATTACACAGGTTGTATAGCTAATGGGGATAATTTACCTTTCCAATCGGTTACCATTACCAAAAATTACCACTTAGTAAGCTTTTGTATCGCAATTAAATTATTTTGTCAACTGTCATAAAGCAGAAGTATTTAGTTGATAATTATAACGAGCAATAAATACATTAGTAAGGATTTTTTAATGGAGCGCGGACATATTGGTGTGACACTGTGGTTTACAGGCTTGAGCGGCGCGGGTAAAACCACAATTAGCCAAGCAGTAGAAACAGAACTACGGCTAAAGGGGTGTAAAGTTGAAGTTTTAGATGGTGATATAGTACGTCAGAACCTGACTAAAGACTTGGGATTTAGTAGAGAAGATCGTGATGAAAACATCCGACGTATTGGTTTTGTAGCCAATTTATTAACTCGAAATCAGGTAATTGTTTTAGTTTCGGCGATATCACCCTATAGAGAAATTCGCACTGAAGTACGCCAACGCATCGGCAACTTTATTGAAATTTACGTCAATGCACCTCTAGAAGTATGCGAACAAAGAGATGTAAAGGGGCTATACAAAAAAGCTCGTTCAGGAGTAATTAAAAATTTTACTGGGATAGACGATCCTTACGAGCCACCGATTAATCCAGACGTAGAATGTAGTACCGATAAAGAAAGTTTAGAACAAAGTGTATCTAAAGTATTAGACCAGTTAACTACCCTAGGACTCAAGCTTTAGAAGGTTTCTTGTAGAAGTGGTTTTGCCTGAGTATTCATACTCAGGCTGATACTTGTAGCCGTCAACTGACCCGGCGAACAAAAGGTAAAAGGCTCTCTAAAACTAGGTCATAGAAATGCTCTTGAGGATAGTGTCCGGCTTCTTCTAGCTTGATAAATTCTGAGTGCTTGATAGAGGCGGCAAAATTTTGTGCCATTGAAAGCGGTAGCCAAGGATCGGTTATGCCCCAAATAATAGCTGTAGGATACTGCCATTGTTTAAATCCCGCTTCGATTTCTGCCATTGCGGAGGGCCTTTGCAAATTGCGGATTGTATACATTAAACTGCGTCCGGCGGCGGAACTTTTGAGAAATGGCTGACGGTAAGTGTCCAAATCGCGATCGCTAATTCGGTAACGACTACCACCTTCAAGAGTGCGATCAACTAGCAACGGATCTTGAGTCAA from Synechocystis sp. PCC 7509 includes these protein-coding regions:
- a CDS encoding glycosyltransferase family 4 protein; amino-acid sequence: MNLNGINVLIDCYNLELIQGTGIKTYGISLIKALNLLEANVNLLCSRSSGSPKSILNEVLFFDRQHTRATKLNQIKSLLSTVTQFYPKVKNLNNSNFIIKQESDLFFDLVNSENIFTAHNCYDIANFLYKNFRITNKVRFAKKIDIWHSTCPMPLEVDKAKKITTIHDLIPLKLPYTTLDDKNFFFKLIKKSIEKSHLILAVSEHTKKDIIDIFNVSSDKIFVTYQPVIQPQYTFNENELLILLKQYRLRVKEYILFVGAIEPKKNLGRLIEAYIKLDTSMPLVIVGKKGWLWEDEIGKLQKVFPKYFIKKIKFLEYISRSDLTYLYQGACCFVFPSLYEGFGLPPLEAMALGCPTIVSNVSSLPEVCGDAALYVDPYDVVNIRDQIETLITDPFLQTQLSLAGKERAKLFSFNNYTNKLYEAYKKVI
- the cysC gene encoding adenylyl-sulfate kinase, whose product is MERGHIGVTLWFTGLSGAGKTTISQAVETELRLKGCKVEVLDGDIVRQNLTKDLGFSREDRDENIRRIGFVANLLTRNQVIVLVSAISPYREIRTEVRQRIGNFIEIYVNAPLEVCEQRDVKGLYKKARSGVIKNFTGIDDPYEPPINPDVECSTDKESLEQSVSKVLDQLTTLGLKL